In Candidatus Zixiibacteriota bacterium, the DNA window GGCGACGGCGATACCGGCCCCAATACCGGCGGTATGGGCGCCTATGCCCCGGTGCCATTTGTCTCCGAGGCGATGCTCAAAGATATTCACGACCTGGTGCTCGATCCGGCGATCCGCGGCCTGGCCGAGGAGGGCCGGCCCTTCAAGGGCGTCCTCTACGCCGGCCTGATGATTACCGAACGCGGCCCCAAAGTGATCGAATTCAATTGCCGTCTCGGCGATCCCGAAGCGCAGGTCATTCTGCCGCTGCTCAAGAACGATCTGGCCCAGCTTCTGCGGTCTGCCGTCGACGGCACCCTCGAGAGCGAGACCCTTCAGTGGGAAGAAGCCTACGCCGTTTGCGTCGTCATGGCCTCTGGCGGTTATCCGGGCGACTACCAGAAGGGAATTGAGATTACCGGGCTGCGGGAAATCAAGGAGACCGACGGCCTCGTCTTCCATGCCGGGACGCGATATGAAAATCGCCGGTTCCTCACCAACGGTGGCCGGGTGCTCGGAGTTACGGCCCTCGACGCCCATATCGACGACGCCGTCGCTAAAACCTACGAAGTCGTTGAACGCATTAAGTTTCAAGGACGTCATTTCCGGAGCGACATCGCTTATAAGGCCGGCAGCAAGAAGTTCAAGTTCTCCTATTAGGGGAACAATGGCCGTTTCCAACTGTATTAGTATTCAGAAAAAATCGATGGATATGAGCACTGTAAATCCCGCGAGGGATGAAGAGGTTAAACCTAAGAGGAGATTGAGATTAATGCGTCAAAAGGTTCTTGTCATCGCCTTGTGCATCCTTGCGTTGGCCGCGTTCGCGTTCGGCCAAAGCAATGACGCCAAAGCCAAATATAACGCGGGCATCACAGCCAAGCAGGCCAGCAAGTGGGCCGAGGCTGAGAAGGAATTTCAGGCGGCGCTGGCGCTGGAGCCTGATTACCCGGCGGCCCTTATCGAACTGGGTACGGTCCAGTTCAATCTCAACAAACTCCCGCAGGCGGAAGAGTCCTTCAAGAAGTGCACGGTCAAGGATCCCAACAACCAAAGCGCTTATTACAACCTCGGCATGGTGCAGCTCAAGGCCAAGAAATTCCAATTGGCCGAGCAGTCGCTGCTGAAGTCGCTCGCTCTGAAAACCAGTGACGCCGAAACCCAGAAAGGGCTCGGCCAGCTTTATTTCCAGCAGGAGAACTGGGACAAGTCGATTGAGTACTACAAACTCTACAACTCCGCCAACTCGTCCGACGCCAAGAGCCACTTCTTCCTCGCCAAGGCTTACAAGGAGAAGGCCAATCTGGCGGAAGCCGAAAAAGAGTATCAAGCGGCAATCCGTATCGATCCCAGGCTCGCCGACGCCCATTACAACCTCGGCAATCTCTTGTCCGATCAGAAGAAATTCGGCGCCGCGATCGGCTCGTACAAACAAGCCTTAGCTTCCGATCGCAACATGTTCGCCGCCTACTACAATCTGGCGCGCGCCTACCAGGAGAATCAGCAATACCCCGAGGCGCTGCAGTCCTATAAGGACTTCGTCCGCCTCGCCGACGGCAAAGCCGCTTATAAGGGCCAGGTGCAGGCTGCCAAGTCGCTGATTCCGCAGATCGAAGAGTACCTCAAGAACGCGGAATAATCATTGTTGATTCTGCCGCGATTTCATTAATTCAGAGGGCAATTCCGACTCCGCCGCAAGCGCTCCTTGCGGCGGAGTGTTTCTATACCCTAACGGCCGCCTTGCCGCGGCGCAGCCAAAGGCATGCAATTCACGCGCTCGATACTTGACCTGATCGGCAACACCCCCCTCCTGCAACTGCCGTCCGCTTACACCGGCTCGCACGCTACGATTCTGGCTAAACTTGAATTCGTCAATCCCGGCGGTTCGATCAAAGATCGAATGGCCGCCTATGCCCTGGAGGCCGAAGAACGCGCCGGCCGCCTTAAACCGGGCGACACCATCGTCGACGCCACCTCCGGCAACACCGGCGTCGCCGTCGCCATGGTCGCCGCCGCCAAAGGCTATCGCACGATCTTCGTAACTCCAACCTCGACTTCGGAGGAGAAAATCAACCTGATGAAGTCCTTCGGCGCCCAGGTGGTCATCACGCCTAAAGAGGTCGCGAGTGCCGATCCGCGCAGCCAGTATTCCGTCGCCCGCCGTCTGGCGCAAGAACACGGTTACTATTATCTCAGTCAATTCGAGAATCAGTTAAATCCTGAGGCTCATTATTACAGCACCGGCCCGGAAATCTGGCGCCAGACCAAGGGGAAGATCACCCACGTGTTTGCCGGCATCGGCACCGGCGGGACGATCTCCGGTTGCGGCCGCTACTTGAAAGAGCAAAACCCCCACATTCGCGTCATCGGTGTCGAACCGACCGGCTCGCTATTTCAGGCGATTCATTCCGGCCGGCCAATCAACGACGCTCAGCCGCACTACGTCGAGGGCATCGGCACGGATCAGACCATCCCGACTTTTCACCCGCAGTTCGTTGATGAAGTTGTTCAGATCGACGATGCCGAGGCCTTTGCCGAAACCCGCCGCCTCAGCCGCCAACTCGGCATCTCCGCCGGCGGCTCGACCGGCGCCATCTCTGCCGCTCTTCGCCGCGTGGCCGCCAATCTCGAGGCCAACGCCGTCGTAGTATTCTTTGTGTGCGACGGTGGTATAAGATATATGTCAAAGATTTTTTGCGATCAGTGGATGCGGGAACACCAGTTTCCGCTCGAAATCGAGGAGCCCACGCATGTCTAAATTCACGCAAGGAATTTCGTTCTTTACGATAATGCTCCTGGCTCTGACCGCGGTGACTTTTGCCAGCGGCCAGATGACCAAGCAGCCCAAAATCGAACTCTCCCACGATCAGTTCTATTTCGGTTTCATGCCGATGAACGCCATCGTCCAGCACAGCTACTGGATTCGCAACAAGGGCAACGACACACTGCAGATCATCTCCGTCAAGCCCGGTTGCGGCTGCACCACGGCGCCGCTCTCCAAAGAGAAAATCGCGCCCGATGATTCCGCATTGCTCAAAGTGACGTTTGACTCCAAGAACATGGTCGGGAAAATGGTCAAGGACGTGGAGATCTTTTCCAACGATCCGCAGAAACCGTCGACCAGTGTGCGCTTCTTCGCCGTCGTCAACCGCGAACACGATTTCGTTCGCGCCACTCCCAATGCGCTCCGCTTTTCGAAGTTCGGCGCCAAGGACGGCCGCATGGTCAAGGCCCTCGATATCAAGAACGGTTCCAATGAAACCATCGAGCTGAAGGTTGTTGAATTGCCGGCCGATTATGTGGCGATTGACAGGAAAGCCGCCAAACTTAAACCGGGTGAAACCGCAACGTTCCAGGTCGAACAGACCGCCTCGGTCACAAACGAAGCGGACGTCCTGACCTCCTTGACTGTCGAGTTTGTCGGCCAGGAGACCGATCGCATCACAATTCCGATCGTCGCGCATCTGCAGAAATAGCCTGCGCCTGCGATTTTCTCCGCCCGCGCCGCTCGCCGCAAAATTCGGTTGACTTTTCGCCGGCGGCTGTTAAAATACGGCACCTGTGTCGGGGTGTAGCTCAGCCTGGTAGAGCACTTGGTTCGGGACTAAGGGGCCGAAGGTTCAAATCCTTTCACCCCGACCATAATTTCGGGGGCATTCCGCCGCGCCGTTTCGAGGCTTCGAGATTTTCGTGTATCCATCCGTTCAAGTCAAACCCGGTAAAGAGAACAACCTGATTTTCCGGCATCCTTGGGTCTTCTCCGGCGCACTGCAGCGGCGCCCGGAAGGCCTCGCCAATGGGGAAGTGGTACAAGTTCTCGACGTCAACGGCGTCGTGCGCGGCGTCGGCATCTATTCTGA includes these proteins:
- a CDS encoding tetratricopeptide repeat protein, producing the protein MRQKVLVIALCILALAAFAFGQSNDAKAKYNAGITAKQASKWAEAEKEFQAALALEPDYPAALIELGTVQFNLNKLPQAEESFKKCTVKDPNNQSAYYNLGMVQLKAKKFQLAEQSLLKSLALKTSDAETQKGLGQLYFQQENWDKSIEYYKLYNSANSSDAKSHFFLAKAYKEKANLAEAEKEYQAAIRIDPRLADAHYNLGNLLSDQKKFGAAIGSYKQALASDRNMFAAYYNLARAYQENQQYPEALQSYKDFVRLADGKAAYKGQVQAAKSLIPQIEEYLKNAE
- a CDS encoding DUF1573 domain-containing protein; its protein translation is MSKFTQGISFFTIMLLALTAVTFASGQMTKQPKIELSHDQFYFGFMPMNAIVQHSYWIRNKGNDTLQIISVKPGCGCTTAPLSKEKIAPDDSALLKVTFDSKNMVGKMVKDVEIFSNDPQKPSTSVRFFAVVNREHDFVRATPNALRFSKFGAKDGRMVKALDIKNGSNETIELKVVELPADYVAIDRKAAKLKPGETATFQVEQTASVTNEADVLTSLTVEFVGQETDRITIPIVAHLQK
- the purD gene encoding phosphoribosylamine--glycine ligase translates to IVIESFLQGEEASVFAFTDGKSLLTTISAQDHKRVGDGDTGPNTGGMGAYAPVPFVSEAMLKDIHDLVLDPAIRGLAEEGRPFKGVLYAGLMITERGPKVIEFNCRLGDPEAQVILPLLKNDLAQLLRSAVDGTLESETLQWEEAYAVCVVMASGGYPGDYQKGIEITGLREIKETDGLVFHAGTRYENRRFLTNGGRVLGVTALDAHIDDAVAKTYEVVERIKFQGRHFRSDIAYKAGSKKFKFSY
- a CDS encoding cysteine synthase family protein, producing the protein MQFTRSILDLIGNTPLLQLPSAYTGSHATILAKLEFVNPGGSIKDRMAAYALEAEERAGRLKPGDTIVDATSGNTGVAVAMVAAAKGYRTIFVTPTSTSEEKINLMKSFGAQVVITPKEVASADPRSQYSVARRLAQEHGYYYLSQFENQLNPEAHYYSTGPEIWRQTKGKITHVFAGIGTGGTISGCGRYLKEQNPHIRVIGVEPTGSLFQAIHSGRPINDAQPHYVEGIGTDQTIPTFHPQFVDEVVQIDDAEAFAETRRLSRQLGISAGGSTGAISAALRRVAANLEANAVVVFFVCDGGIRYMSKIFCDQWMREHQFPLEIEEPTHV